GAGCGCGGCTCCAGTACGCTGAGGAGGGACATGAAGGGCTCGCGGGCGAGCTCCGAGAAGAGGGGCACGCGCGGCAGGGCACTGGCGCCCGGGGTGGGAGCGGAGGGGCGCGAGGCAGCGGGCTTCGCGTAGAGGTCCGCGAGCAGCTGGGGGGTGCGCGTGTGGGCGGGCTCGAGCTGGAGGAGGACCCTGCACACGGCGATGGCGCGCAGCGGCTGGCCCTGGTGGGCCAGCTCGGTGGCCAGGGCCTCACCGGTGGCGAGGGCCTCGGAGGTAGGGCCGAGGGCCTTCAGCTGTTCGAGCCGGACGTGGAGGGGGTCGGACATGGCCCCCCCTGTATGCCACAGGCCCCGGGAGCGTGCAGCATGGGGGGTTGGGGCTACACCACGGAACGAGCTGGGGGAGCTGTGACCTCGGTGAACGCCATGCCCGTTGCGCCTGTGCGCTCGAGGGCTTCCTTCACGTCCTCGGATACGACGAGGACCACCTTCCAGCCCCAGGTGCGGAACACCCTCGCATCACCGGTTTTCGAAGGGTCGATGCGCAGTCCGGCAACCGCACTGTACTCACCGACCCTCTCTGGCTCCCCGTCTTCTGGCGTCCAGTACTGCACCTCTTCAGAGGCCTCGTCGTCGATGCACTTCACCGTGCGCGCGACGTTGACCAGGAAGTACGGCTCGGGGAGTGAGCCCACCTTCACGGGGAAGAGCTGTACGTCCCCAGGAGCCAGTTCGGACAAGACGCGGGCCACTGGCTGGGTGACCACCGGGAAGCCCCCAGCGTCGGCGAGTGAGAAGTCGAGCGCATGGCCTGGGTAGGCGACGGGGATCCAGAGCTGGCCCTCGACGTGAGCCGGTGTCCCAGCCATGAACAGCCAGGAGCCCAGTTCCAGCCCCTGTCCGTTGATGGGGGTGCCCAGCTCCCAGCGCCCTGCGAGCGTCATGTCGTCGGTGAGCCGGAAATAGCGCGTCATGTCACTCTCCTGGCGTCATGGACTCCGGGTGACCAGCTTGTTGAGCCGTGAGCCCTCCCGCTGAAGTTCCTCGGCCAGACGCCTCAATTGCCGTTTGAGGGACTCCCGGCACTGAGCCGTGGTCTGACAGGTTGCTACCGCGGACTTCAGCCGGTCAAAGACCTCCTGGTGATACGCCTCGGGATGGGGACCCTTGTGCCCTCGGATGCGGACCTTGTTGGCCACATCCTCCATCGACATGCCAGCCTTGTCGAAGAGGGTCTTGAGCCGCTGGGTCCAAAGCCCGCCCCGCAGGGTGGACGTCTCGTTCTCCACGGTGGCGATGTGGTGGAGCTGGCCCTCCTCGCCGTCCTCGAGATACAGGGACAGGCCGGTGAGCAGAGCCGTCATGGCTTGCGCGGAGAAGTCTCGGAGGACGCCCGTGGCGGCCTCCACCGCCGGGGTGAGGGCAAGACCGAGGGCCAAAGCGAACCGGTCGTGATGGCTGAGGGTGGTGTCGTTCGGACCGTCCCCAAAAGCCGGAAGCAATCCCTCGGAGGGCCGCGCCGCTCGCACAGGCGCGCGTAGCCCCCTTCGACGCTGGAGTCCTCCGCATCACAGGACAACGATGAAACCAGCGCCCAGCGGCCGTCCAACGCTCTTCCTGGGCGTGCTGTCAGCCGAAGGGGCACCTCCAAGACGAGCTGGGCGAGCGTCTCATGCAACTCCGCATCCGAAACCTGGACGGACGCGAAGTCGCTACTCGGCGTGAGGATGACGTACTCGCTGGGGGCTGGTGGGGGTGTGAGCGGGTGATGGCGGTAACCCACGACGAGGCTGCCCCGTGGGAAGCTGGTGGCGCAGGCGGACTGAAGCAAGAGGAGGATGAGAGCCCAGACGCCACTGCAGGGACCTGGCCGCGTCCTCCCCA
The sequence above is drawn from the Archangium gephyra genome and encodes:
- a CDS encoding imm11 family protein; this translates as MTRYFRLTDDMTLAGRWELGTPINGQGLELGSWLFMAGTPAHVEGQLWIPVAYPGHALDFSLADAGGFPVVTQPVARVLSELAPGDVQLFPVKVGSLPEPYFLVNVARTVKCIDDEASEEVQYWTPEDGEPERVGEYSAVAGLRIDPSKTGDARVFRTWGWKVVLVVSEDVKEALERTGATGMAFTEVTAPPARSVV
- a CDS encoding AHH domain-containing protein, with product MALGLALTPAVEAATGVLRDFSAQAMTALLTGLSLYLEDGEEGQLHHIATVENETSTLRGGLWTQRLKTLFDKAGMSMEDVANKVRIRGHKGPHPEAYHQEVFDRLKSAVATCQTTAQCRESLKRQLRRLAEELQREGSRLNKLVTRSP